One window of the Lipingzhangella halophila genome contains the following:
- a CDS encoding DUF2795 domain-containing protein → MTSADQRRVRKALQGKDFPAGGPELLAYARDRGSDNATLEAIRSLPEREYHDAADVENSLPQQPFEAKAPSPAADKPQQPAREEQ, encoded by the coding sequence ATGACATCCGCGGACCAGCGCCGAGTCCGCAAAGCCCTGCAGGGAAAGGACTTTCCCGCGGGCGGCCCGGAACTCCTCGCCTACGCCCGGGATCGGGGCTCGGACAACGCGACCCTGGAGGCGATCCGGAGCCTGCCTGAGAGGGAGTACCACGACGCCGCTGACGTGGAGAACTCCCTGCCGCAGCAACCCTTCGAGGCGAAGGCGCCCAGCCCTGCCGCGGACAAGCCGCAGCAACCCGCCAGGGAGGAGCAGTAA
- a CDS encoding TetR/AcrR family transcriptional regulator: MTGMNEHTPQKRGPGRPRKTEAGNTKGALQQAALRLFARNGYAGTSIRAIAREVELSESVLYAHFASKQAIFDAILAEHGPQRPLDAAAGVDAGLAESDPPAYLRQLVRAFLDDWDRYDARLLISLMARDGLLHGPALQQALTATRDAAGEMFDRWITTGHLRADLGTPHELALSFTGPIGLNRILHLHAEATAHERTTAREEILHHVETFINAAFLPGTHPEHPPLG; this comes from the coding sequence ATGACCGGCATGAACGAGCACACACCGCAGAAGCGAGGTCCCGGACGCCCGCGCAAGACCGAGGCGGGAAACACCAAGGGCGCGCTGCAGCAGGCCGCATTGCGATTGTTCGCGCGAAACGGCTACGCCGGCACCTCGATCCGGGCGATCGCCCGCGAGGTCGAACTCAGCGAGAGCGTGCTCTATGCCCACTTCGCCAGCAAGCAGGCGATCTTCGACGCCATACTGGCCGAGCACGGCCCCCAGCGACCGCTCGACGCGGCAGCGGGCGTCGATGCCGGCCTCGCCGAGTCAGATCCCCCTGCCTACCTGCGACAGCTCGTGCGCGCCTTCCTCGACGACTGGGACCGCTACGACGCACGACTGCTGATCAGCCTGATGGCGCGAGACGGTCTCCTACACGGTCCCGCGCTACAGCAGGCACTGACCGCGACCAGAGACGCGGCGGGCGAGATGTTCGACCGGTGGATCACCACCGGTCACCTGCGAGCAGACCTCGGCACCCCGCACGAACTCGCACTGTCCTTCACCGGACCCATCGGCCTCAACCGCATACTGCACCTGCACGCCGAGGCCACCGCGCACGAACGCACCACAGCCCGCGAAGAGATCCTCCACCACGTCGAGACCTTCATCAACGCCGCCTTCCTGCCCGGAACTCATCCGGAACACCCCCCTCTCGGATAA
- a CDS encoding zinc-dependent alcohol dehydrogenase, which produces MRALTWHGNQDVRVEEVGDPRIEEPTDAIVRVTSTAICGSDLHLYNVLGMFLQPGDILGHESIGIVEEAGSGVNHVAAGDRVVVPFNISCGNCWMCERGLMAQCETTQVRDQGKGAALFGYTSLYGSVPGAQAQYLRVPQAHYGPIKVPAEGPDERFLFLSDILPTAWQAVRYADVGAGSTCAVLGLGPVGQFCTRVAKHLGAERVIGVDRVPERVEMARRQGVDVLNSDQVDDVPAAIRDMTNGRGADGVVDAVGMEAHGTPVRETAQKAAGLLPDSVAQSAMEKFGVDRTAAMETAFYAVRRGGTVSLSGVYGGQADPLPMMDLFDKGLTIRMGQANVKRWVDDIMPALTGTSDPLGVEDLTTHMLPLEQAPLGYSVFNNKEDGCVKVVLQP; this is translated from the coding sequence ATGAGAGCGCTGACATGGCACGGCAACCAGGACGTCCGGGTCGAGGAGGTCGGCGACCCGCGGATCGAGGAACCGACCGACGCGATCGTCAGGGTCACCTCCACCGCGATCTGCGGCTCGGATCTGCACCTGTACAACGTGCTGGGCATGTTCCTGCAGCCCGGTGACATCCTCGGCCACGAGTCGATCGGCATCGTGGAGGAGGCCGGCTCCGGAGTCAACCACGTCGCGGCCGGTGACCGGGTGGTGGTCCCGTTCAACATCTCGTGCGGGAACTGCTGGATGTGCGAACGCGGCCTCATGGCGCAGTGCGAGACGACCCAGGTACGCGACCAGGGCAAGGGAGCCGCGCTGTTCGGCTACACGTCGCTGTACGGCTCGGTGCCCGGCGCGCAGGCACAGTACCTGCGGGTACCGCAGGCGCACTACGGGCCGATCAAGGTTCCCGCGGAGGGTCCCGACGAGCGCTTCCTGTTCCTCTCGGACATCCTGCCCACGGCCTGGCAGGCGGTTCGCTACGCCGATGTCGGTGCGGGCAGCACCTGCGCGGTGCTCGGACTGGGCCCGGTCGGGCAGTTCTGCACCCGGGTGGCGAAGCATCTCGGTGCCGAGCGCGTCATCGGCGTGGACCGGGTTCCCGAGCGGGTGGAGATGGCCCGCCGCCAGGGTGTCGACGTACTCAACAGCGACCAGGTCGACGACGTGCCCGCCGCGATCCGGGACATGACCAATGGCCGCGGCGCCGACGGTGTCGTCGACGCGGTCGGGATGGAGGCCCACGGCACGCCGGTGCGAGAGACAGCGCAGAAGGCGGCGGGGCTGCTGCCCGACTCGGTGGCCCAGAGCGCGATGGAGAAGTTCGGCGTCGACCGGACGGCCGCGATGGAAACGGCCTTCTACGCGGTCCGCAGGGGCGGGACGGTCTCCCTGTCCGGTGTCTACGGCGGCCAGGCCGACCCGCTGCCGATGATGGACCTGTTCGACAAGGGCCTGACCATCCGGATGGGCCAGGCCAACGTCAAACGCTGGGTGGATGACATCATGCCGGCGCTGACCGGTACGAGCGACCCGCTGGGGGTCGAGGACCTCACCACTCACATGCTCCCGCTGGAGCAGGCGCCACTGGGCTACTCCGTCTTCAACAACAAGGAGGACGGCTGCGTCAAGGTCGTACTTCAGCCGTGA
- a CDS encoding acyl-CoA dehydrogenase family protein, producing MSFSLQPAYADDPALDTLVQRLRAYLSGELADYEREHGIDRRTPLTRAMLEPVWKRSRELGFYGIHLPPEFGGQGLTAGQLGALKEEIGAGGRILGHSVLGEMGGPLRAGDVYRHATAHQLDGYFLPVMRGERACCFSLTEADAGSNVFAMDTTAERDGDGYRLTGHKVFSTAGTFADFAIVVAAMAEGDEKSFSAFIVDLDSPGCRVEEGATPMSGENIEADIVLSDCYVPAANLLGAEGEGMRIGLGRVTANRLLHCPTLLGMARRAIGLTLHRAKTRVVSGGPLINLQAIRHRIADMATEYYAARSMTYTALAAYDRGTRVPMEAFMAKLFVAETAFRILDEAVQIHGKDGMVQDSEVEYLWRKVRMFRVLTGTSEIQRNGIAKILESMEAP from the coding sequence ATGAGCTTCTCGCTGCAACCTGCCTATGCGGACGACCCCGCGCTGGACACGCTCGTGCAGCGGCTGCGCGCCTACCTGTCCGGCGAGCTCGCCGACTACGAACGCGAGCACGGCATCGACCGGCGAACGCCCCTCACCCGCGCCATGCTGGAACCGGTCTGGAAGCGCAGCAGGGAACTCGGCTTCTACGGAATCCACCTGCCGCCCGAGTTCGGGGGGCAGGGACTCACGGCCGGCCAGCTGGGGGCGCTCAAGGAGGAGATCGGGGCCGGCGGCCGCATCCTCGGCCACAGCGTGCTCGGCGAGATGGGCGGGCCGCTGCGCGCCGGCGACGTCTACCGCCATGCCACCGCCCACCAGCTCGACGGATACTTCCTTCCGGTGATGCGCGGCGAGCGGGCCTGCTGCTTCTCGCTGACCGAAGCGGACGCCGGGTCCAACGTCTTCGCGATGGACACCACCGCCGAGCGCGACGGCGACGGCTACCGGCTCACCGGCCACAAGGTCTTCAGCACCGCAGGCACCTTCGCCGACTTCGCCATCGTCGTGGCCGCCATGGCCGAGGGCGATGAGAAGTCCTTCTCGGCGTTCATCGTGGACCTGGACAGCCCCGGCTGCCGCGTCGAGGAGGGCGCCACGCCCATGTCGGGGGAGAACATCGAAGCCGACATCGTGCTGTCCGACTGCTACGTTCCCGCAGCGAACCTGCTCGGCGCCGAAGGCGAGGGCATGCGGATCGGGCTCGGCCGGGTGACCGCGAACCGGCTGCTGCACTGCCCCACTCTGCTCGGCATGGCCCGCCGCGCGATCGGCCTGACGCTGCACCGGGCGAAGACCCGGGTCGTCTCCGGAGGCCCGCTGATCAACCTGCAGGCGATCCGGCACAGAATCGCCGACATGGCCACCGAGTACTACGCGGCGCGCTCGATGACCTACACCGCGCTCGCCGCCTACGACCGGGGCACCCGGGTGCCGATGGAGGCGTTCATGGCCAAGCTGTTCGTGGCCGAGACCGCGTTCCGCATCCTCGACGAGGCCGTGCAGATCCACGGCAAGGACGGCATGGTGCAGGACAGCGAGGTGGAGTACCTCTGGCGCAAGGTGCGCATGTTCCGCGTGCTCACCGGAACCTCGGAGATCCAGCGCAACGGAATCGCGAAGATCCTGGAATCGATGGAGGCACCGTAA
- a CDS encoding PadR family transcriptional regulator, which translates to MILARIILGLLDLAPMTGYEIKRHCDTTINHFWYADKAQIYRTLSQLTDDGLATLETVPGAGAPDRQVHHITDRGRETLYGWLTSELDLQPERNAFLARLFFSGSLDKPQVEKLLATRLASAESLLETLERMRVSMPEPADQRARLRRATLDNGIAHARAELDWLTSLQEELA; encoded by the coding sequence ATGATCCTGGCGCGCATCATCCTCGGCCTTCTGGACCTGGCCCCCATGACCGGATACGAGATCAAACGCCACTGCGATACGACCATCAACCACTTCTGGTACGCCGACAAGGCACAGATCTACCGGACGCTGTCCCAACTGACCGACGACGGCCTGGCGACCCTGGAGACTGTTCCCGGTGCCGGCGCACCGGACCGACAGGTCCACCACATCACTGACCGGGGGCGCGAAACCCTGTATGGCTGGCTGACCTCGGAGCTGGACCTTCAGCCCGAGCGCAATGCCTTCCTGGCCCGGCTCTTCTTCTCCGGCAGCCTGGACAAGCCGCAGGTGGAGAAACTGCTCGCGACCAGGCTGGCCTCCGCCGAGTCTCTACTGGAAACCCTGGAGCGCATGCGGGTCTCGATGCCGGAGCCGGCGGACCAGCGCGCCCGGCTGCGCCGCGCCACGCTGGACAACGGCATCGCCCACGCGCGTGCGGAGCTGGATTGGCTCACCTCGCTGCAGGAGGAGCTGGCATGA
- a CDS encoding 3'-5' exoribonuclease domain-containing protein: MAQRLFLVDVEASAPTPYSGVMTEFGVVDFETREWFHGHLWEFHPDPEVPARPVAEREAPGWTRSDLSRHNVETAREVFTSLQEWMAQLAEHDDRPVFVSDNPGYDVMWMAEGFDRAGLPNPFGHSARRIGDLAAGLSGKWKNTSEWKKHRRTVHDHNPVNDALGNAEALHTILVSHRQIGA, from the coding sequence ATGGCCCAGCGACTGTTCCTCGTCGATGTCGAGGCGAGTGCGCCGACTCCGTACAGCGGTGTGATGACCGAGTTCGGGGTCGTCGACTTCGAGACCCGGGAGTGGTTCCACGGCCATCTGTGGGAGTTCCACCCCGATCCGGAGGTTCCGGCTCGGCCGGTCGCGGAACGGGAAGCTCCCGGTTGGACCAGGAGCGATCTGTCCCGGCACAACGTCGAGACGGCCCGGGAGGTATTCACCTCTCTCCAGGAGTGGATGGCCCAGCTAGCCGAACACGATGACCGCCCCGTGTTCGTCTCCGACAACCCGGGCTACGACGTCATGTGGATGGCCGAGGGGTTCGACCGCGCCGGCCTGCCGAACCCGTTCGGCCACTCCGCACGCCGCATCGGCGACCTGGCCGCCGGCCTGTCGGGGAAGTGGAAGAACACCTCGGAATGGAAGAAGCACCGCCGCACCGTCCATGACCACAACCCGGTCAACGACGCGTTGGGAAACGCGGAAGCGCTCCACACCATCCTCGTAAGCCACCGGCAGATCGGAGCATAA
- a CDS encoding FAD-binding oxidoreductase — translation MPQINSASVSDTELSHLREGFTGSVIEAASPYYEEARTVFNAMIEERPGVIAQCETVEDVVRAVGFGREHNLEIAVRGGGHSVAGMGVTSGGLVVDLRRMNTVGVDPDAMTARVAGGATMSHLDRATEPFGLATTGGRVSTTGVGGFVLGGGTGWLDRKFGLACDNLVSAELVTADGALVRASADENPELFWALHGGGGNFGVATSLTLRLHPLPAVTAALLLWDADAGPEVVRAFRSFMEQAPDEVGGGVLYLTGPPEEFVPEQLVGTLTCAALVTYAGGGQTARDAMRPMLELGHAGELIVEVPYAELQCMLDDPPGLRNYWSAEYLGEFPDEAVDLFCARASQMIVPSASQHVLFPQGGAVSRSDTDYPVPWRRAPWCVHPFGLWEDPADDERGRQWARDIRADMLPWSTGAVYLNFIGNEGTERIVAGLGADNYRRLAAVKRRYDPDNVFHRNHNVKPG, via the coding sequence ATGCCCCAGATCAACAGCGCCTCGGTGTCCGACACGGAGCTGTCCCATCTTCGGGAGGGGTTCACGGGCAGTGTTATCGAAGCCGCAAGTCCGTACTACGAGGAGGCACGCACCGTCTTCAATGCGATGATCGAGGAGCGCCCCGGTGTCATCGCCCAGTGTGAGACGGTCGAGGACGTGGTCCGCGCGGTTGGGTTCGGGCGTGAGCACAACTTGGAGATTGCCGTGCGCGGTGGCGGCCACAGCGTCGCCGGTATGGGAGTGACCAGCGGCGGCCTCGTCGTCGACCTGCGGCGGATGAACACGGTAGGTGTCGATCCCGACGCGATGACCGCGCGGGTGGCGGGCGGCGCCACGATGAGCCACCTCGACCGTGCGACCGAGCCTTTCGGCCTGGCGACCACGGGCGGCCGGGTGTCCACGACCGGGGTCGGCGGGTTCGTGCTGGGTGGCGGAACGGGGTGGCTCGACCGCAAGTTCGGGCTCGCCTGCGACAACCTGGTCTCGGCCGAGCTCGTGACCGCGGACGGTGCGCTGGTGCGGGCGTCGGCCGACGAGAATCCCGAACTGTTCTGGGCGCTGCATGGAGGCGGCGGCAACTTCGGGGTGGCCACCTCGCTCACCCTCCGGCTGCACCCGCTGCCCGCGGTTACCGCGGCTCTGCTGCTGTGGGACGCCGACGCCGGGCCGGAGGTGGTGCGCGCCTTCCGGTCCTTCATGGAACAGGCACCGGACGAGGTGGGCGGGGGCGTCCTGTACCTCACCGGGCCCCCTGAGGAGTTCGTGCCCGAACAGTTGGTCGGGACCCTGACGTGCGCCGCCCTGGTGACCTACGCGGGCGGGGGGCAGACCGCGCGCGACGCCATGCGGCCGATGCTGGAGCTCGGCCACGCGGGCGAGCTGATCGTCGAGGTGCCCTACGCCGAGCTGCAGTGCATGCTCGACGACCCGCCGGGCCTGCGCAACTACTGGTCCGCGGAATATCTCGGCGAGTTCCCCGACGAGGCGGTGGACCTCTTCTGCGCCCGCGCCAGCCAGATGATCGTTCCCTCGGCGTCGCAGCACGTCCTGTTCCCGCAGGGAGGCGCGGTCTCCCGGTCGGACACCGACTACCCGGTGCCGTGGCGCAGGGCCCCCTGGTGCGTGCACCCCTTCGGGTTGTGGGAGGACCCGGCGGATGACGAACGCGGCAGGCAGTGGGCGCGCGACATCCGGGCGGACATGCTCCCGTGGTCGACCGGCGCGGTGTACCTGAACTTCATCGGCAACGAGGGGACGGAGCGGATCGTCGCCGGACTCGGCGCGGACAACTACCGGCGCCTGGCCGCTGTCAAGCGGCGCTACGACCCGGACAACGTCTTCCACCGCAACCACAACGTCAAGCCGGGCTAA
- a CDS encoding acyl-CoA dehydrogenase family protein, whose translation MAIDFTLTDDQRNLQTTARNFAQNALAPVTDQIDQEPDPLRAFQLAKPAYAEACNEGIAFSMLPTEFGGGGLSNVDFVIAAEEIQAVDPGFGTTVLVNGLGLMPVWYYGTEEQKQRFISTATSDQSGEFIVGYAASEPPGTPGGTANFDAPAAGGAGMQVTATLDGDDYVLNGRKYWPCNVGGWDNEGANLSLVIVRTDPSAGGTSGLSAIMIERGTPGITYESISTSAQRGAPNCEIVFDNARVPASNLIEGTKGNGDLVINRNFAWSGPVAGIGAVAIARSAYEDALQWAKTYTGGGPAPIINYQYPGYVLGDIATKIEAARYFCWKTAHYLDQHGYHGEMLGAMCKVHCTEMLFDCVYKCMQVVGVNSLDTKNRFHRYLREASLLPLYDAGNFGMQRRRVHGVMSDETFNPRAFMDDEPVEFTKGMEGIDTIPGPRQEVPAQRAAEPFVAR comes from the coding sequence ATGGCTATCGACTTCACACTCACCGACGACCAGCGGAACCTGCAAACAACCGCGCGGAATTTCGCGCAGAACGCACTCGCTCCAGTAACGGACCAGATTGACCAGGAGCCCGACCCGCTACGCGCCTTCCAGCTCGCGAAACCCGCGTATGCGGAGGCCTGCAATGAGGGCATCGCCTTCTCCATGCTTCCAACGGAGTTCGGCGGTGGCGGCCTGTCGAACGTGGACTTCGTTATCGCCGCCGAGGAGATACAGGCGGTCGACCCCGGCTTCGGTACCACCGTTCTGGTCAACGGGCTCGGGCTGATGCCCGTCTGGTACTACGGCACCGAGGAACAGAAGCAGCGTTTCATCAGCACGGCGACCTCCGACCAGAGTGGCGAGTTCATCGTCGGATACGCCGCGAGCGAGCCTCCCGGAACGCCCGGCGGAACGGCGAACTTCGACGCTCCCGCGGCCGGCGGAGCGGGAATGCAGGTCACCGCGACACTGGACGGGGACGATTACGTCCTCAACGGCCGGAAGTACTGGCCATGCAACGTGGGCGGCTGGGACAACGAAGGCGCCAACCTGAGCCTGGTCATTGTCCGCACCGACCCGAGCGCCGGAGGGACATCCGGGCTGTCCGCGATCATGATCGAACGCGGAACGCCGGGAATCACCTACGAATCCATCAGCACCTCGGCCCAGCGCGGCGCGCCCAACTGCGAGATCGTATTCGACAATGCCCGTGTTCCCGCGAGCAACCTGATCGAGGGAACAAAGGGGAACGGCGATCTCGTCATCAACCGCAATTTCGCGTGGTCGGGTCCGGTGGCCGGGATCGGAGCCGTGGCGATCGCCCGCTCGGCCTATGAGGACGCGCTGCAATGGGCGAAAACATACACCGGAGGCGGACCGGCTCCCATTATCAATTACCAGTACCCGGGGTACGTGCTCGGGGACATCGCAACAAAGATCGAGGCCGCGAGGTACTTCTGCTGGAAGACCGCGCACTACCTGGATCAGCACGGCTACCACGGTGAGATGCTCGGGGCCATGTGCAAGGTGCATTGCACCGAAATGCTCTTCGACTGCGTGTACAAGTGCATGCAGGTAGTTGGGGTCAACTCGCTGGACACGAAGAACCGGTTCCACCGGTATCTGCGGGAGGCGTCGCTTCTGCCGCTGTATGACGCGGGGAACTTCGGCATGCAGCGCCGGCGGGTGCATGGCGTCATGTCCGACGAAACCTTCAATCCCCGCGCGTTCATGGACGACGAGCCCGTCGAGTTCACCAAGGGCATGGAGGGAATCGACACGATCCCCGGTCCCCGGCAGGAGGTTCCCGCTCAGAGGGCGGCTGAGCCGTTCGTCGCACGCTAG
- a CDS encoding AMP-binding protein, protein MNLGNYLARSAMYWPDEPAVVCADRTWTFRGLEEEANRLASALMGRGLRAGDTVATLAWNRGELVVVEFALYKAGLLRAPINARLGRGEVEHILGYASVRALFFDAAHGEDASAAADAAGANCLPVVFDDAGLPGAQTYRGLLAEGEAGPVSVEVGEDDPCVLNFTSGSTGALKAATQTFGNRRANMRKQLMADDSRPHPGARYLACGPITHAGGMNLLAGVFGGATAHILPAWDVESFLDTVERERITATFMVPAMLNMTLAHPGVAERDLSSLTSLRVGGAPISPQRLRQAIEVFGPIVAQGYGLGETTSVVAGLSSRQIADAVANDPELLASCGRAVYDSEIRVVDAEGAELPSRQVGEVIVRGPDCVSEYWKEPELSAETFKGGWVHTGDLGWMREDGYLFIVDRKKDMIISGGFNIYSMEVEAALYEHPAVREACVVGTPDEHWGEAVTAVVVLRGEVSAEELIAFCAERLDRFKKPRSVEFATSLPYNRNGKVDRKAVRAPYWAGAERKVG, encoded by the coding sequence ATGAACCTCGGCAACTACCTCGCCCGCAGCGCCATGTACTGGCCGGACGAACCGGCGGTGGTCTGCGCCGACCGCACGTGGACCTTTCGCGGGCTGGAGGAGGAGGCCAACCGGCTCGCATCGGCGCTGATGGGCCGGGGGCTGCGAGCGGGAGACACCGTGGCGACCCTCGCGTGGAACCGGGGCGAGCTCGTCGTGGTGGAGTTCGCCCTGTACAAGGCCGGACTGCTGCGCGCCCCCATCAACGCGCGGCTCGGGCGGGGCGAGGTCGAGCACATCCTGGGCTACGCATCGGTGCGGGCCCTGTTCTTCGACGCCGCCCACGGCGAGGACGCGTCCGCCGCGGCGGACGCGGCAGGCGCCAACTGCCTGCCCGTCGTCTTCGACGACGCCGGCCTCCCCGGCGCGCAGACCTACCGCGGACTGCTCGCGGAAGGCGAAGCCGGACCGGTCAGCGTCGAGGTCGGCGAGGACGATCCGTGCGTGCTGAACTTCACCTCCGGATCCACCGGCGCGCTCAAGGCCGCCACGCAGACCTTCGGCAACCGGCGGGCCAACATGCGCAAGCAGCTAATGGCCGACGACTCCCGCCCTCACCCCGGCGCCCGGTACCTGGCCTGCGGGCCCATCACGCACGCCGGGGGGATGAACCTACTCGCCGGAGTCTTCGGCGGCGCCACCGCCCACATCCTGCCCGCCTGGGACGTCGAGTCGTTCCTCGACACCGTCGAGCGCGAGCGCATCACCGCCACGTTCATGGTTCCGGCCATGCTCAACATGACGCTCGCCCATCCGGGCGTGGCCGAGCGCGACCTGTCCAGCCTCACGAGTCTTCGGGTCGGCGGCGCGCCGATCTCCCCGCAACGGCTGCGGCAGGCGATCGAGGTGTTCGGGCCGATCGTCGCCCAAGGCTACGGGCTCGGCGAGACTACGAGCGTGGTCGCCGGCCTGAGCAGCCGGCAGATCGCGGACGCCGTTGCCAACGACCCCGAGCTGCTGGCCTCCTGCGGCCGTGCCGTCTACGACAGCGAGATCCGCGTCGTCGACGCGGAAGGGGCCGAGCTGCCGTCGCGGCAGGTCGGCGAGGTGATCGTCCGCGGCCCCGACTGCGTCTCCGAGTACTGGAAGGAGCCCGAGCTGTCCGCGGAGACGTTCAAGGGCGGCTGGGTGCACACCGGCGACTTGGGGTGGATGCGGGAGGACGGTTACCTGTTCATCGTCGACCGGAAGAAGGACATGATCATCTCCGGCGGTTTCAACATCTACTCCATGGAGGTCGAGGCCGCGCTCTACGAGCACCCCGCGGTCCGTGAGGCGTGCGTGGTGGGTACCCCCGACGAGCACTGGGGAGAAGCGGTCACGGCGGTCGTGGTCCTCCGCGGCGAGGTGTCCGCGGAGGAGCTCATCGCCTTCTGCGCCGAACGCCTCGACCGGTTCAAGAAGCCGCGGTCGGTGGAGTTCGCGACCTCCCTGCCCTACAACCGCAACGGCAAGGTCGACCGCAAGGCCGTGCGCGCCCCGTACTGGGCCGGGGCCGAGAGGAAGGTGGGCTGA
- a CDS encoding M20 metallopeptidase family protein encodes MNKSFEMELPVETAADGSSTTAAPAERFTAGGTALLPELVALRRAIHAEPEVGLRLPETQRKVLAALAPLDLELHTGTALSSVVAVLRGARPGPTVLLRADMDALPLQEATSVPFRSTNGAMHACGHDLHTAGLVGAAHLLHAHRDELAGDVVFMFQPGEEGFGGAPLMLEEGVLDVTGERPVAAYAAHVGPGPRGTFLTRTGTVTASSTTFAVEVSGRGGHGSRPHEALDPVPVLAEIVLGLQTFATRRFDAFDPVVLSVTNLAAGTGADNIIPGSARLSGTVRTTSPQALAKVEAELPSVATGIAEAHAATATTEVATGYPSVVNDPATTGAALEVLREAFGARVAEAPRPTMGAEDFSYVAQQVPATMLMLLASPPDLDGDPAPNHSPHAVFDDAVLGDQAAALALLAARALTAHAPAAG; translated from the coding sequence ATGAACAAATCATTCGAAATGGAGTTGCCTGTGGAGACCGCTGCGGACGGTTCTTCGACCACGGCCGCGCCGGCTGAACGCTTCACCGCCGGGGGAACGGCGCTGCTGCCGGAGCTCGTGGCGCTTCGGCGGGCGATCCACGCCGAGCCCGAGGTGGGCCTGCGGCTGCCGGAGACGCAGCGGAAGGTGCTTGCGGCGCTCGCCCCCCTCGACCTGGAGCTGCACACTGGAACAGCGCTGAGTTCGGTGGTCGCGGTCCTCCGGGGCGCTCGTCCGGGCCCGACCGTGCTGCTGCGCGCCGACATGGACGCCCTGCCGCTGCAGGAGGCGACCTCCGTGCCCTTCCGGTCGACCAACGGCGCCATGCACGCCTGCGGCCACGACCTCCACACGGCCGGGCTCGTGGGGGCCGCCCACCTGCTGCACGCGCACCGCGACGAGCTCGCCGGCGACGTCGTGTTCATGTTCCAGCCCGGCGAGGAAGGGTTCGGCGGAGCTCCGCTCATGCTGGAGGAAGGCGTACTCGACGTGACGGGCGAACGCCCGGTCGCCGCCTACGCCGCCCATGTCGGCCCCGGCCCGCGCGGCACCTTCCTCACCAGGACCGGCACGGTCACCGCGAGTTCGACCACGTTCGCGGTCGAGGTGAGCGGACGCGGAGGCCACGGCTCGCGGCCGCACGAAGCCCTGGACCCGGTGCCGGTGCTGGCCGAGATCGTACTGGGGTTGCAGACCTTCGCCACCCGCCGGTTCGACGCCTTCGACCCGGTGGTGCTGTCGGTGACCAACCTCGCCGCGGGAACGGGCGCCGACAACATCATCCCCGGCTCCGCCCGCCTGAGCGGGACCGTGCGGACCACGTCCCCCCAGGCGCTGGCCAAGGTCGAGGCGGAGCTGCCTTCGGTCGCGACCGGGATCGCCGAGGCACACGCGGCCACCGCGACCACCGAGGTCGCCACCGGTTATCCGAGCGTCGTCAACGACCCGGCGACCACCGGAGCCGCTCTGGAAGTCCTGCGCGAGGCGTTCGGCGCCCGGGTCGCCGAGGCCCCGCGCCCGACCATGGGCGCCGAGGACTTCTCCTATGTCGCCCAGCAGGTGCCGGCCACGATGCTGATGCTGCTGGCGAGCCCACCCGACCTCGACGGGGATCCCGCGCCGAACCACTCTCCGCACGCCGTGTTCGACGACGCTGTCCTCGGCGACCAGGCCGCCGCGCTGGCGCTCCTCGCCGCGCGGGCCCTCACGGCGCACGCACCCGCAGCCGGCTGA
- a CDS encoding TetR/AcrR family transcriptional regulator, translating to MPAQSGGDRRVRRTRRAIREALVELCAEQRFGSLTVEDILRRADVARATFYAHYRTKEDVLVDIVHSLTEDRAAWMAGYEAQHPDGFTGHPLRSIFAHAENNAAVYRVILQGAGDGRPLREFYERTSEEAEALFRARAQQSGHTPRIPVELVARAWAGELIGTLVWWLQGTTGYTADQVATMLSDLSVQGRHWAAGPVPESPAPEGTTAPFPP from the coding sequence ATGCCGGCGCAGTCGGGAGGCGACCGGCGAGTGCGCCGTACTCGCCGGGCGATCCGCGAGGCGCTCGTCGAACTGTGCGCCGAACAGCGCTTCGGTTCGCTCACCGTCGAGGACATCCTGCGCCGGGCGGATGTGGCGAGGGCGACCTTCTACGCCCACTACCGAACCAAGGAGGATGTCCTCGTCGACATCGTCCACTCACTCACCGAGGACAGGGCCGCGTGGATGGCCGGTTACGAGGCCCAGCACCCCGACGGCTTCACCGGTCACCCCTTGCGCAGCATCTTCGCGCACGCCGAGAACAACGCAGCGGTTTACCGGGTGATCCTCCAAGGCGCCGGCGATGGCCGACCGTTGCGCGAGTTCTACGAACGCACCAGCGAAGAAGCCGAGGCGCTGTTCCGGGCACGTGCGCAACAGTCCGGCCACACCCCCCGCATCCCGGTGGAGCTCGTCGCACGGGCGTGGGCGGGCGAGCTGATCGGGACGCTGGTGTGGTGGCTCCAAGGCACCACCGGATACACGGCCGACCAGGTGGCCACCATGCTCAGCGACCTCTCGGTGCAAGGGCGCCACTGGGCCGCGGGGCCGGTACCGGAAAGCCCGGCCCCGGAGGGAACCACTGCACCGTTTCCGCCGTGA